Proteins from a single region of Streptomyces vinaceus:
- a CDS encoding MSMEG_6728 family protein gives MQTFLPFPSFDASAAVLDVRRLGKQRVEAVQVRRGLVVPGYGWRRHPAVRMWTGYEEALVRYGLEICAAWSAAGRADTCADTLVREFGELHAAATPRTQEQLAADGDLPPWLGAPDFHRSHQSALVRKDPVFYEERFPGVPDDLPYVWPRSDREADSAP, from the coding sequence GTGCAGACGTTCCTTCCGTTCCCGTCGTTCGACGCCTCGGCGGCCGTGCTGGACGTGCGACGGCTCGGCAAACAGCGGGTCGAGGCGGTGCAGGTGCGGCGCGGCCTGGTCGTTCCGGGCTACGGATGGCGCCGACATCCGGCGGTGCGGATGTGGACCGGGTACGAGGAGGCCCTCGTCCGCTACGGATTGGAGATCTGCGCAGCGTGGAGCGCCGCGGGGCGGGCCGACACCTGCGCCGACACCCTGGTCCGGGAGTTCGGGGAGCTGCACGCGGCGGCGACCCCGCGGACGCAGGAGCAGTTGGCCGCCGACGGCGACCTCCCGCCGTGGCTGGGGGCACCGGACTTCCATCGAAGTCACCAGTCCGCGCTGGTGCGCAAGGACCCGGTTTTCTACGAGGAGCGCTTCCCAGGTGTCCCGGACGACCTGCCCTACGTATGGCCACGGTCCGATCGGGAGGCGGACTCCGCGCCGTGA
- a CDS encoding carboxylate-amine ligase has translation MITVGVEEEYLLVDPVTAEPAPVAEEVLRTAGLGPFAEGDEVQDELLQAQIEVATPVCWNLEEVGGHLLRLRHAVGSAAEAHGCRIAATGAAPLRGVRPVPVTRTPRYLRIEGDARQLVDEHLICGIHIHAGVPDRETGVAVLNRIRPWLPTLLAMSANSPFWDGRDTGFASWRTLVFGRWPVSGPPPHFEGLADYEQRLEALVASGVVADRGQVYWQARLSDRYPTIEVRCPDVQIRADDAVMFAGIVRALVATAIAEEKAGARLSSTAPELLQLANWHAARHGLNGTLLDPLGRPHSSGDVLYALLDHITPALEEAGDLRVVSALVHRLLQNGTAADSQRRALAEGGLPRLIDLLTGAAPSD, from the coding sequence GTGATCACCGTAGGAGTGGAAGAAGAGTACTTGCTGGTGGATCCGGTCACGGCGGAGCCGGCTCCCGTCGCGGAGGAGGTCCTGCGTACGGCCGGTCTAGGGCCTTTCGCGGAAGGCGACGAGGTCCAGGACGAGCTCCTCCAGGCCCAGATCGAGGTCGCCACTCCCGTGTGCTGGAACCTGGAGGAAGTGGGCGGCCACCTGCTGCGCCTGCGTCACGCCGTGGGGTCGGCGGCCGAGGCGCACGGCTGCCGCATCGCCGCCACGGGAGCGGCGCCGCTGCGGGGAGTCCGTCCCGTACCCGTCACCCGGACTCCCCGCTACCTGAGGATTGAGGGCGACGCGCGGCAACTCGTCGACGAACATCTGATCTGCGGCATACACATCCACGCAGGAGTTCCGGATCGGGAGACGGGCGTGGCGGTGCTCAACCGGATCCGGCCCTGGCTGCCGACGCTGCTGGCCATGTCCGCCAACTCACCCTTCTGGGACGGCCGGGACACCGGATTCGCGAGCTGGCGCACCCTCGTCTTCGGACGGTGGCCCGTCAGCGGACCGCCGCCGCACTTCGAAGGGCTCGCGGATTACGAACAGCGGCTGGAGGCGCTCGTGGCCTCGGGCGTGGTCGCCGACCGGGGCCAGGTCTACTGGCAGGCGCGTCTGTCCGACCGCTACCCCACCATCGAGGTGCGCTGCCCGGACGTCCAGATCAGGGCCGACGACGCCGTCATGTTCGCCGGCATCGTCCGGGCGCTGGTCGCCACCGCGATCGCCGAGGAGAAGGCGGGAGCGCGTCTGTCCAGCACGGCGCCGGAGCTGTTGCAGCTCGCCAACTGGCATGCGGCGCGGCACGGCTTGAACGGCACCCTTCTGGACCCTCTCGGGCGCCCGCACAGCAGTGGCGACGTCCTGTACGCCCTGCTGGACCACATCACACCGGCCCTGGAGGAGGCCGGCGACCTCCGGGTGGTGAGTGCGCTCGTGCACCGTCTCCTGCAGAACGGCACGGCCGCCGACAGCCAGCGCCGTGCTCTCGCCGAGGGCGGGCTGCCGCGGTTGATCGATCTCTTGACGGGCGCCGCCCCGTCCGACTGA
- a CDS encoding DNA topoisomerase IB, producing the protein MRLRTSDVAGPGWRRLRHGRGFRYLDTDGRPLAPADRDRARALAVPPAWKDVWICPWPNGHIQAVGTDEAGRRQYIYHPAFRAQQDAAKHAHVQNVARVLPALREQVERDLSGRGLTRVRVLACLTRLLDLGFLRIGGERYTRDNGSFGLTTLLRKHARCRNGEVHLHFPAKSGKTVTRALVDEQAYAVVRALLRRKDPGPRLFAYWERGAWHEVRAEELNAYLRERAGQDVTAKDFRTWYATVLAAVALGVSDGTSHASRGRRGTVVARAVREVSGYLGNTPAVCRASYIDPRVIELYEDGKTVAPALDSLGENGLFGRPATHGPVEEAVLELLRDGRVGTVGSSGAAGAASRRAPSRPRPSGS; encoded by the coding sequence GTGCGACTGCGTACCAGCGACGTGGCGGGGCCGGGATGGCGCAGGCTGCGCCACGGCCGCGGCTTCCGCTACCTGGACACGGACGGACGGCCGCTGGCCCCGGCGGACCGGGACCGGGCGCGAGCCCTCGCGGTCCCGCCGGCGTGGAAGGACGTCTGGATCTGTCCTTGGCCCAACGGCCACATCCAGGCGGTCGGCACCGATGAAGCCGGCCGACGCCAATACATCTACCACCCGGCATTCCGTGCGCAGCAGGACGCCGCCAAGCACGCGCACGTCCAGAACGTGGCGCGTGTGCTGCCCGCACTGCGGGAACAGGTGGAACGCGACCTTTCCGGCCGGGGTCTCACCCGTGTGCGCGTCCTCGCCTGCCTGACCCGGCTGCTCGATCTGGGATTCCTGCGGATCGGCGGTGAACGCTACACCCGGGACAACGGCAGCTTCGGACTGACCACCCTGCTGCGGAAGCACGCGCGGTGCCGCAACGGCGAGGTCCACCTGCACTTCCCCGCCAAGTCGGGGAAGACCGTGACCCGTGCGCTGGTGGACGAGCAGGCGTACGCCGTCGTGCGGGCGCTGCTCAGGCGCAAGGATCCGGGGCCGCGGCTGTTCGCGTACTGGGAGAGGGGGGCCTGGCATGAGGTCCGGGCCGAAGAGCTGAACGCCTACCTGCGGGAACGGGCGGGGCAGGACGTGACGGCGAAGGACTTCAGGACGTGGTACGCGACGGTCCTGGCTGCGGTGGCCCTGGGGGTGTCGGACGGCACGTCGCACGCTTCCCGCGGCCGGCGCGGCACCGTCGTGGCGCGCGCCGTGCGCGAGGTGAGCGGTTACCTGGGGAACACCCCCGCGGTGTGCCGAGCCTCCTACATCGACCCGCGCGTCATCGAGCTCTACGAAGACGGCAAGACCGTCGCGCCCGCCCTGGACTCACTGGGCGAGAACGGCCTGTTCGGCCGTCCGGCGACGCACGGCCCGGTTGAGGAAGCCGTCCTGGAGCTCCTGCGGGACGGCCGGGTGGGAACGGTCGGTTCCTCGGGGGCAGCCGGTGCAGCGTCACGTCGTGCACCGTCCCGTCCGCGGCCGTCAGGGTCATGA
- a CDS encoding APC family permease: MSTDTGTGGGALQVQRLKANSVGLVGVVFMAVATAAPITAMTGNLPIAVGFGNGIGAPAGYLFATAVLTVFAVGYVAMAKRITAAGAFYGYISHGLGRIAGMASGMLAVLAYIVFEASIVGVFSYFAQTTVHDQLGIDLPWIVYATAMLAITAALAHFDINLTAKALGAMLVAEIAVLFAVATAVLIAGGGPDGIPLEPVNPKNAFTGTSAGLGLFFAFWSWVGFESTAMYGEESRDPKRVIPKATLVSVVGVGLFYIYVSWMTIAGNGLVKSVELSASASPLDLFFAPTRTFIGSWAVDAFQWLLLTGSFACGMAFHQCAARYLYAIGREGFLHPGLGRTHARHGSPYISSLVQTAIATGLVALFWLTGQDPYIHLYTLLAILGTMAILIVQTLCSFAVIGYFRRNHPEDRHWFRTFTAPLVGGLAMAAVVVLLLLNMKTAAGLAADSIFFTLIPWIVGVVFFGGLGLGLWLKFKAPERYEIIGRVVLEDAAERTDEPAPSAANI, translated from the coding sequence ATGAGCACGGATACCGGCACCGGTGGCGGCGCACTACAGGTCCAGCGGCTGAAGGCCAATTCGGTGGGCCTGGTGGGCGTCGTCTTCATGGCCGTCGCCACCGCCGCCCCGATCACCGCCATGACCGGCAACCTCCCCATCGCCGTCGGCTTCGGCAATGGGATCGGCGCTCCCGCCGGGTACCTCTTCGCGACTGCCGTCCTCACCGTCTTCGCCGTCGGCTACGTGGCCATGGCCAAGCGGATCACCGCGGCCGGTGCCTTCTACGGGTACATCTCGCACGGCCTCGGCCGGATCGCCGGCATGGCTTCCGGCATGCTCGCGGTCCTCGCGTACATCGTGTTCGAGGCCTCGATCGTGGGCGTGTTCTCCTACTTCGCCCAAACCACCGTCCACGACCAACTCGGCATCGACCTGCCCTGGATCGTGTACGCGACCGCCATGCTCGCCATCACCGCCGCTCTCGCGCACTTCGACATCAACCTCACCGCCAAAGCGCTCGGCGCGATGCTCGTCGCCGAGATCGCCGTCCTCTTCGCCGTCGCGACCGCCGTGCTGATCGCGGGCGGCGGTCCGGACGGGATCCCGCTCGAACCCGTCAACCCGAAGAACGCCTTCACCGGAACCTCCGCCGGCCTGGGCCTGTTCTTCGCCTTCTGGTCCTGGGTCGGATTCGAATCCACCGCCATGTACGGGGAGGAGTCCCGCGACCCCAAGCGGGTCATCCCCAAGGCGACCTTGGTGTCCGTAGTCGGCGTCGGCCTGTTCTACATCTACGTCTCCTGGATGACCATCGCCGGCAACGGGCTTGTGAAGTCCGTAGAACTCTCCGCCTCCGCGAGCCCGCTCGACCTCTTCTTCGCGCCCACCCGGACCTTCATCGGCTCCTGGGCCGTGGACGCCTTCCAGTGGCTGCTCCTCACCGGCTCCTTCGCCTGCGGCATGGCCTTCCACCAGTGCGCCGCCCGCTACCTCTACGCCATCGGTCGCGAGGGCTTCCTCCACCCCGGCCTCGGCCGTACGCACGCCAGGCACGGATCCCCGTATATCTCCTCCCTGGTGCAGACGGCCATCGCCACCGGCCTGGTCGCGCTGTTCTGGCTGACCGGGCAAGACCCGTACATCCACCTGTACACCCTGCTCGCGATCCTCGGCACGATGGCGATCCTCATCGTGCAGACCCTGTGCTCCTTCGCCGTGATCGGCTACTTCCGGAGGAACCACCCCGAGGACCGGCACTGGTTCCGCACCTTCACCGCCCCGCTGGTCGGCGGCCTCGCCATGGCCGCCGTGGTTGTCCTGCTGCTGCTGAACATGAAGACGGCGGCCGGGCTGGCCGCCGACTCCATCTTCTTCACGTTGATCCCCTGGATCGTCGGCGTGGTGTTCTTCGGTGGCCTGGGGCTGGGCCTGTGGCTCAAGTTCAAGGCTCCCGAGCGCTACGAGATCATCGGCCGGGTCGTCCTGGAGGACGCCGCCGAACGCACCGACGAGCCCGCCCCCTCCGCCGCGAACATCTGA
- a CDS encoding flavin monoamine oxidase family protein — protein sequence MARTPLMHALRRLAADHAAARRLGLPVADVRGSTRRQLLGRAAALGLGTALASGGGASARTQAAETLPEKKPVTPARVAVVGAGISGLTAALTLKDAGVDCTLYEANPSRVGGRMWSQRSLWAYGQTSEIGGELIDTSHKKILELCRRFNLPTEDFLGGGPNGAEEVLWLGGTYYSRTQADADFNAVYQALHRDLQNAGEVSWNATTPAGTALDNMTLYEWIETRIPGGHGSQLGRFIDVAYNVEYGADTDQQSALALVLLMGYQPNPGNFNVWGLSNERYHIVGGNDRLPNTIAQALPAGSLVMGRELVAVRVAADGTQTLTFNDAGATRTVVADHTILCLPLPILQRIDITGAGFDPLMTNLLRDARMGYCTKLNMQFTSRPWRGTGPWPGVSSGDCFTDLDVQQTWDTTKVQPGTGGILLQYGGGTLAGSLTPGSPFATDSDPYVRALAGRMLTGIDRFFPGTKAAWTGRAQLSAWHRNPYALGAYSYWPTGYLHKYAKYEGTAQGRIHIGGEHCSYDFQGFMEGGATEGERAAREVITALS from the coding sequence ATGGCACGTACCCCCCTGATGCACGCGCTCCGTCGGCTCGCCGCCGATCACGCCGCAGCCCGCCGGCTCGGCCTGCCCGTCGCCGACGTCCGCGGTTCCACCAGGCGCCAGCTCCTGGGACGCGCCGCCGCCCTGGGGCTCGGCACCGCTCTCGCCTCGGGAGGGGGTGCCTCCGCAAGAACCCAGGCCGCGGAAACCCTCCCCGAGAAGAAGCCCGTCACCCCCGCGCGGGTGGCCGTCGTCGGCGCGGGCATCTCGGGGCTGACCGCCGCCCTCACGCTCAAGGACGCGGGCGTCGACTGCACGCTGTACGAGGCCAACCCGAGCCGGGTCGGCGGCCGGATGTGGAGCCAGCGCTCCCTGTGGGCCTACGGCCAGACGTCCGAGATCGGCGGTGAGCTGATCGACACCAGCCACAAGAAGATCCTGGAGCTGTGCCGCCGCTTCAACCTGCCGACCGAGGACTTCCTCGGCGGGGGACCGAACGGCGCCGAGGAAGTCCTCTGGTTGGGCGGCACCTACTATTCGCGCACTCAGGCCGACGCGGACTTCAACGCCGTCTACCAAGCGCTGCACCGCGACCTCCAGAACGCCGGCGAAGTCTCCTGGAACGCGACCACCCCTGCGGGCACCGCCCTCGACAACATGACCCTGTACGAGTGGATCGAGACGCGGATCCCCGGCGGCCACGGCTCGCAGCTCGGCCGCTTCATCGACGTGGCGTACAACGTCGAGTACGGCGCCGACACCGATCAGCAGTCCGCCCTCGCCCTCGTCCTGCTGATGGGCTACCAGCCGAACCCCGGCAACTTCAACGTCTGGGGTCTGTCCAACGAGCGCTACCACATCGTCGGCGGGAACGACCGGCTGCCGAACACCATCGCCCAGGCACTGCCCGCCGGTTCGCTCGTGATGGGCCGTGAACTCGTAGCCGTCCGTGTCGCGGCCGACGGCACCCAGACGCTGACCTTCAACGACGCCGGCGCCACCCGCACGGTCGTGGCGGACCACACGATCCTGTGCCTTCCGCTGCCGATCCTCCAACGGATCGACATCACCGGTGCCGGCTTCGACCCGCTGATGACGAACTTGCTGCGTGATGCCCGCATGGGTTACTGCACCAAACTCAACATGCAGTTCACCAGCCGCCCCTGGCGCGGTACCGGCCCCTGGCCCGGAGTCTCCTCCGGCGACTGCTTCACCGACCTCGACGTCCAGCAGACCTGGGACACCACCAAGGTCCAGCCCGGCACCGGGGGCATCCTGCTCCAGTACGGAGGGGGCACGCTGGCAGGGTCGCTCACGCCGGGGAGCCCGTTCGCCACCGACTCCGACCCCTACGTTCGCGCCCTCGCGGGCCGGATGCTCACCGGGATCGACCGCTTCTTCCCGGGCACCAAGGCGGCCTGGACCGGGCGGGCGCAGCTTTCGGCCTGGCACCGCAATCCGTACGCCCTCGGCGCGTACTCGTACTGGCCGACCGGCTACTTGCACAAGTACGCGAAGTACGAAGGCACCGCTCAGGGTCGCATCCACATCGGCGGCGAGCACTGCAGCTACGACTTCCAGGGGTTCATGGAAGGCGGGGCCACCGAGGGGGAGCGGGCGGCGAGGGAGGTGATCACCGCCCTGAGCTGA
- a CDS encoding phosphopantetheine-binding protein, with the protein MIRGAFVTLPAFPLTANGKTDRRRLPAPGSAGRTPTAGYEAPRGPVETALTEVFAQVLGHERVGAPDNWFALGGDSIRSLQVLARIRERGLDLTVADLMSSSTARASPRTSPPGTGPGQQVRIARPGSRAGPVAGSRARRGRVD; encoded by the coding sequence ATGATCCGCGGCGCGTTCGTCACCCTGCCCGCCTTCCCGCTGACCGCCAACGGCAAGACCGACCGGCGCCGGCTGCCCGCCCCCGGCTCGGCCGGCCGCACCCCCACCGCCGGCTACGAGGCACCCCGCGGGCCGGTCGAGACCGCGCTCACCGAGGTCTTCGCCCAGGTCCTCGGGCACGAACGGGTCGGCGCCCCGGACAACTGGTTCGCCCTCGGCGGGGACTCCATCCGCTCCCTCCAGGTGCTCGCCCGGATCCGCGAACGAGGCCTCGACCTCACCGTCGCCGACCTCATGAGCTCCTCGACGGCCCGCGCCTCGCCCCGCACGTCACCTCCCGGGACCGGACCGGGCCAGCAGGTCCGGATCGCCCGGCCCGGCAGCCGTGCCGGACCGGTTGCCGGGAGCCGCGCCCGGCGCGGCCGCGTCGATTAG
- a CDS encoding DUF6766 family protein, whose amino-acid sequence MQNWQSDLLAVAAMAVLCIYLRQRGSPQSKPVGAAHTTTGIEG is encoded by the coding sequence CTGCAGAACTGGCAGTCCGACCTCCTCGCCGTCGCCGCGATGGCCGTCCTGTGCATCTACCTCCGCCAACGCGGCTCCCCTCAATCCAAGCCGGTCGGAGCCGCCCACACCACCACGGGCATCGAGGGCTGA
- a CDS encoding NAD-dependent epimerase/dehydratase family protein yields MRVVVTGATGSAGTSVVRALAADRMVTDVLGVARRLPDVRIPGVRWAEADIDPGRAGLVDLFAGADAVVHLAWKFQPTHDPVATWRTNVLGSIRVFEACAEAGVSVLVHASSVGAYSPGPADGRPVDESWPTHGWPGAAYTREKAYLERYLDGFQLAHPDIRVVRMRPAFLFKEESASEQRRIFAGPLLPWRLIRPGLLPALPAVSGLRFQALHTDDAAEAYRAAVVQPVRGPFNLVADPVLDTAAIAAILNTRTVPLPAAAARAALAAAWRMHLVPAAPGLLDAVLRLPLLDAGRARDELDWVPSSTATQAVAAFFEGLHQGLGADTPPLAGAGAGAGRDSSAGGAP; encoded by the coding sequence ATGAGGGTCGTCGTGACCGGTGCCACGGGTAGTGCCGGCACCAGCGTGGTGAGGGCTCTGGCCGCCGACCGGATGGTCACGGACGTGCTCGGGGTCGCCCGCCGGCTGCCCGACGTGCGCATCCCGGGCGTGCGCTGGGCGGAGGCGGACATCGACCCCGGCCGGGCCGGGCTGGTGGACCTGTTCGCGGGCGCGGACGCCGTCGTCCACCTCGCCTGGAAGTTCCAGCCCACCCACGACCCGGTTGCCACCTGGCGGACCAACGTGCTCGGAAGCATCCGCGTGTTCGAAGCCTGCGCCGAGGCCGGGGTGAGCGTACTGGTCCACGCCTCGTCGGTCGGCGCGTACTCGCCGGGCCCCGCGGACGGGCGCCCGGTTGACGAGTCCTGGCCCACCCACGGCTGGCCGGGAGCCGCGTACACACGCGAGAAGGCCTACCTGGAGCGCTATCTCGACGGGTTCCAGCTCGCCCATCCCGACATACGTGTGGTGCGGATGCGACCGGCGTTCCTCTTCAAGGAGGAGTCGGCGAGCGAGCAGCGGCGGATCTTCGCCGGCCCGCTCCTGCCGTGGCGCCTCATCCGGCCTGGCCTGCTGCCCGCGCTGCCCGCCGTCTCCGGCCTGCGCTTCCAGGCCCTGCACACCGACGACGCCGCCGAAGCCTACCGGGCAGCCGTCGTACAGCCGGTCCGCGGACCGTTCAACCTGGTGGCCGACCCCGTCCTGGACACCGCAGCCATCGCCGCGATCCTGAACACCCGCACGGTGCCGCTCCCCGCGGCCGCCGCCCGCGCGGCGCTCGCGGCAGCCTGGCGCATGCACCTCGTCCCCGCTGCCCCCGGCCTGCTGGACGCCGTCCTGCGACTGCCCCTGCTCGATGCGGGCCGGGCCCGCGACGAACTGGACTGGGTGCCGTCGTCCACCGCCACCCAGGCCGTCGCGGCGTTCTTCGAAGGCCTTCACCAGGGACTCGGCGCCGACACCCCGCCGTTGGCCGGAGCCGGGGCGGGCGCCGGCCGGGACTCTTCTGCCGGCGGTGCGCCGTGA
- a CDS encoding metallophosphoesterase family protein, with translation MIRVAAVGDIHLGPGSEGSLRPALAGLGDHADLLLLAGDLTRHGTPEEAAVVAGEVAGLPVPVVAVLGNHDHHAGRPQEVTGVLTEAGVTVLEGGTVVFDIHGTVVGVAGAKGFGGGYAGRCGSEFGEPEMKAFMRHSRTCADGLRRALTDLAEADIAVRIALTHYSPVTDTLAGEPPEIHPFLGSYLLAEAIDEIGADLAVHGHAHLGTEHGITAGGVLVRNVAMPVIDRAYAVYQLSPRPDEAAGSLVAPEVRGGAQ, from the coding sequence GTGATCCGCGTGGCAGCGGTGGGGGACATCCACCTGGGTCCGGGCAGTGAGGGTTCGCTGCGGCCGGCCCTCGCAGGTCTCGGTGACCACGCCGACCTGCTGCTCCTTGCCGGTGACCTCACCCGTCACGGCACTCCCGAGGAGGCCGCCGTGGTTGCCGGCGAGGTCGCGGGCCTGCCCGTGCCGGTCGTCGCCGTACTCGGAAACCACGACCACCACGCGGGTCGGCCGCAGGAGGTCACCGGCGTCCTCACGGAGGCCGGGGTCACCGTCCTGGAAGGCGGAACCGTCGTCTTCGACATCCACGGCACCGTGGTGGGAGTGGCAGGGGCCAAAGGGTTCGGCGGCGGATACGCCGGCCGGTGCGGCAGCGAGTTCGGGGAACCCGAGATGAAGGCCTTCATGCGCCACTCGCGAACGTGTGCGGACGGACTGCGCCGCGCGCTCACTGACCTCGCGGAGGCCGACATCGCTGTGAGGATCGCGCTGACCCACTACTCGCCGGTCACGGACACCTTGGCCGGTGAGCCCCCCGAAATCCACCCGTTCCTCGGCAGTTACCTCCTTGCCGAGGCCATCGACGAGATCGGTGCGGACCTCGCCGTCCACGGGCACGCCCATCTGGGCACCGAACACGGCATCACGGCCGGCGGTGTCCTGGTCCGCAATGTGGCGATGCCCGTCATCGACCGTGCCTACGCCGTCTACCAGCTCTCTCCCCGCCCCGACGAGGCTGCGGGGAGCCTTGTAGCACCCGAAGTGCGAGGAGGCGCTCAATGA
- a CDS encoding Fic family protein codes for MSADALAAWVQVRNQIDWTSAAGEVPAPVEPIVDGLTTWCGEGSRSSDPDRGRRLLAALAQSRTDASHRRPLTCTLLSGWQQLVLGMPEVRFRRGDAFAKDGRERYALTPHTQRDFEQCLRDSADPRVPLASRSARAYLDVAFFHPFPDGNARLAMLTLAYVLEWEGVRLDQVGPLQTTRYADDDAGAADLATLVFLLIRATHQRATRFPH; via the coding sequence GTGAGCGCTGACGCCCTGGCCGCCTGGGTCCAGGTGAGAAACCAGATCGACTGGACTTCCGCGGCCGGTGAGGTGCCGGCCCCGGTCGAGCCCATCGTGGACGGCCTCACCACCTGGTGCGGGGAAGGAAGTCGTTCCTCGGACCCCGATCGAGGCCGCCGACTGCTCGCGGCGCTGGCTCAGTCGCGCACAGACGCTTCCCACAGGCGCCCTCTCACCTGCACCCTTCTGAGCGGCTGGCAGCAGCTGGTCCTTGGCATGCCTGAGGTCCGGTTCCGACGAGGCGACGCCTTCGCCAAGGACGGCCGGGAACGATACGCCCTGACACCACACACCCAACGCGACTTTGAGCAATGTCTGCGCGATAGCGCCGATCCGCGAGTCCCCCTGGCCTCCCGTTCGGCCAGGGCCTACCTCGACGTGGCCTTCTTTCACCCCTTCCCGGATGGCAACGCCCGCCTTGCCATGCTCACCCTCGCCTACGTCCTGGAGTGGGAAGGAGTCCGACTGGACCAGGTCGGCCCCTTGCAGACCACGCGCTACGCGGACGACGACGCCGGGGCAGCAGACCTGGCCACCCTGGTCTTCCTCCTCATCCGCGCGACCCACCAACGGGCCACCAGGTTCCCTCACTGA
- a CDS encoding response regulator transcription factor, with amino-acid sequence MWVDPQASSGGVRGVGGCRCGVADAFAWQGRPLERLTGRERQVLLLLGGGASNRAIGRRLGIGERTVKKHLTSILAKTGVSSRLAAALLAQHRHAELCPYAGGVASEGVPEGHRP; translated from the coding sequence ATGTGGGTGGATCCGCAAGCCAGTTCGGGCGGTGTGCGGGGAGTGGGCGGGTGCCGGTGTGGTGTGGCGGATGCTTTCGCGTGGCAGGGGAGGCCGTTGGAGCGGCTGACGGGGCGTGAGCGGCAGGTGCTCCTGCTGCTGGGCGGCGGTGCTTCGAATCGCGCGATCGGGCGCCGGCTGGGGATCGGGGAGCGCACCGTGAAGAAGCACCTGACGAGCATTCTCGCCAAGACGGGGGTGTCTTCCCGGCTGGCGGCGGCCTTGTTGGCCCAGCACCGCCATGCGGAACTCTGCCCCTACGCCGGGGGCGTCGCATCCGAGGGGGTCCCTGAGGGGCACCGGCCCTAA
- a CDS encoding GlxA family transcriptional regulator produces MRTRTVYIPLFDGVEALDVSGPMAVFAGGNTIQAARSPGTTAYTLRTASCAALPVRSASGLTLLPDEDLDMLSAPHTILVPGLTMDDRQDRAPGVVAWLRENAARAQRVVSVCTGAFLLAEAGVLNGRTVTTHWNWADRLAEEYPKVTVNADPIFIRDGKVSSSAGVTSCIDLALALVEEDLGRDAALVIARYMVVFLRRPGNQKQFSTQLAGQLAHRDNLREVQQWIADHPDGDLGIEALARRAGLSPRQFTRAFTAETGISPGRYVDQSRMETARRLLEETRDSVEHIARASGFPSTEAMRRAFHRVLGVSPAQYRTVF; encoded by the coding sequence GTGAGGACCCGGACCGTGTACATCCCGCTGTTCGACGGCGTCGAAGCCCTGGACGTATCCGGGCCGATGGCCGTCTTCGCCGGAGGCAACACGATCCAGGCCGCCCGCTCGCCGGGCACGACCGCCTACACCCTGCGCACCGCCAGCTGCGCCGCTTTACCGGTGCGTTCGGCCAGCGGTCTGACCCTGCTCCCCGACGAAGACCTCGACATGCTTTCCGCACCCCACACCATCCTGGTTCCCGGCCTGACCATGGACGACCGACAGGACCGCGCGCCGGGCGTCGTGGCCTGGCTGCGCGAAAACGCCGCCCGTGCGCAGCGCGTGGTCTCGGTGTGCACCGGCGCGTTCCTGCTGGCCGAAGCGGGAGTGCTCAACGGCCGTACCGTCACTACCCACTGGAACTGGGCCGACCGACTTGCCGAGGAGTACCCGAAGGTCACCGTGAATGCGGACCCCATCTTCATCCGCGACGGGAAGGTCTCCTCTTCCGCGGGTGTCACTAGCTGTATCGACCTCGCTCTCGCCCTCGTCGAAGAGGATCTCGGCCGCGACGCCGCACTGGTCATCGCCCGCTACATGGTCGTCTTCCTGCGCCGGCCCGGAAACCAGAAACAGTTCAGCACCCAGCTCGCCGGTCAGCTCGCACACCGCGACAACCTGCGCGAAGTCCAGCAGTGGATCGCCGACCACCCCGATGGCGACCTAGGCATCGAAGCCCTTGCCCGGCGGGCGGGCCTGTCGCCCCGTCAGTTCACGCGCGCCTTCACCGCCGAGACCGGCATCTCGCCAGGCCGCTACGTGGACCAGAGCAGAATGGAGACCGCGCGCCGCCTCCTGGAAGAGACCCGCGACAGCGTCGAACACATCGCCCGCGCCAGCGGATTCCCGAGCACCGAGGCCATGAGGCGCGCCTTCCACCGCGTACTGGGAGTCTCCCCGGCCCAGTACCGCACCGTGTTCTGA